Proteins encoded within one genomic window of Pigmentiphaga sp. H8:
- a CDS encoding DNA-3-methyladenine glycosylase: MPHLAHIDFHAPSAEVGPLLIGVTLLVDGVGGRIVEAEAYDREDPASHSFSGPTPRNASMFGEPGRAYVYRSYGIHWCLNLVCRESGHGAGVLIRALEPTHGLDVMRARRGVDDPRLLCSGPGRVGQALGIDRGFDGKRLDRPPFELVAREGEPDIAIGPRIGISKALDVPWRFGMAGSRFLSKPFPRR; the protein is encoded by the coding sequence ATGCCTCACCTTGCCCATATCGATTTCCATGCGCCGTCGGCCGAGGTCGGTCCGCTGCTGATCGGCGTGACCCTGCTGGTGGACGGCGTGGGCGGACGCATCGTGGAGGCCGAGGCCTACGACAGGGAAGATCCCGCCTCGCACAGCTTCTCGGGGCCGACGCCGCGCAACGCCTCCATGTTCGGCGAACCGGGCCGGGCCTATGTCTACCGGTCGTATGGCATCCACTGGTGCCTGAACCTGGTCTGCCGCGAATCCGGCCATGGCGCGGGGGTGCTGATACGCGCGCTGGAACCAACCCATGGCCTGGATGTCATGCGCGCGCGGCGCGGCGTGGACGATCCGAGGCTGCTGTGCTCGGGGCCGGGGCGCGTGGGACAGGCCCTGGGCATCGATCGCGGCTTCGACGGCAAGCGGCTCGATCGCCCGCCGTTCGAGCTGGTGGCGCGCGAGGGCGAGCCGGACATCGCCATCGGTCCGCGCATCGGCATCTCGAAGGCGCTGGACGTGCCCTGGCGCTTCGGGATGGCCGGCTCGCGCTTCCTGAGCAAGCCGTTTCCCCGGCGCTGA
- a CDS encoding tripartite tricarboxylate transporter substrate binding protein, translating to MRARILAAALACCLVPAASQAAPADTYPDRPIRLVVPYAAGGGVDLLARKFAEALGNQVGQSVFVENKVGAGGTLGAVSVSQAKADGYTLLFGGSPMITNKLINPAVGVDVLKNLAPVSLINMNPFVLAVAGTSPYRSIQDILAAARQSPGKLNFASGGVGTGSHLAGAALATATGIDVVHVPYRGSVDLVPSLLGGQTQFCFPVVTAALPQVESGAVRVLGVTSARRLPILPGVPTLKEALGNDDTVIESWNGVWGPAGMPADIVAKLNRSIHETFKRGDLNAFFDKNGSPVELSPTADDFADFLTKETAKFSRIVRASKIVQF from the coding sequence ATGCGCGCACGCATTCTTGCCGCGGCGCTGGCTTGCTGCCTCGTTCCGGCAGCAAGCCAGGCCGCCCCGGCCGATACCTATCCCGACCGTCCGATCCGGCTCGTGGTGCCCTATGCCGCCGGTGGCGGCGTCGACCTGCTGGCCAGGAAATTCGCCGAGGCGCTGGGCAACCAGGTGGGGCAGAGCGTGTTCGTCGAGAACAAGGTGGGCGCGGGCGGCACGCTGGGCGCGGTGTCGGTCTCGCAGGCGAAGGCGGACGGCTACACGCTGCTGTTCGGCGGCTCGCCCATGATCACGAACAAGCTGATCAATCCCGCCGTGGGCGTGGACGTGCTGAAGAACCTGGCGCCCGTGTCGCTGATCAACATGAACCCGTTCGTGCTGGCCGTGGCGGGGACCTCGCCCTATCGGTCGATCCAGGACATCCTGGCGGCCGCCCGCCAGTCCCCGGGCAAGCTGAACTTCGCCTCGGGCGGCGTGGGCACGGGCTCGCACCTGGCGGGCGCCGCGCTGGCCACGGCCACCGGCATCGACGTGGTCCACGTGCCTTATCGCGGCTCGGTGGACCTGGTGCCTTCGCTGCTGGGCGGCCAGACGCAGTTCTGCTTCCCCGTGGTGACGGCGGCGCTGCCGCAGGTCGAGTCGGGCGCCGTGCGCGTGCTGGGCGTGACCTCGGCCAGGCGCCTGCCGATTCTTCCCGGCGTACCGACGCTGAAGGAGGCGCTGGGCAACGACGACACGGTGATCGAATCGTGGAACGGCGTCTGGGGGCCGGCGGGCATGCCCGCGGACATCGTGGCCAAGCTGAACCGCTCGATCCACGAGACCTTCAAGCGCGGGGACCTGAACGCGTTCTTCGACAAGAACGGATCGCCGGTCGAGCTGTCGCCCACGGCAGACGATTTCGCCGACTTCCTCACGAAGGAAACCGCCAAGTTCTCGCGCATCGTGCGCGCTTCCAAGATCGTTCAATTCTAG
- a CDS encoding YSC84-related protein gives MKRRQFLYATATAGLLVAAGCTTTDPNKSGDSSPAAKRSRIDSGVNETLNRLYSTVNGSRELGNKARGILVFPSVINAGFIVGGEYGEGALREGGRTTGYYSTASGSFGFQAGAQSKALVFMFMNQAELDRFKSSNGWTAGVDGSVAVVKAGVNAGVDTNTARAPVVAFALTNAGLMAGLTVEGTKISKLNL, from the coding sequence ATGAAACGTCGTCAGTTCCTCTACGCCACCGCCACCGCAGGCCTGCTGGTCGCCGCGGGTTGCACCACGACCGATCCCAACAAGAGCGGCGACAGCTCGCCCGCCGCCAAGCGCAGCCGGATCGATTCCGGGGTCAACGAAACGCTGAACCGGCTGTATTCCACGGTCAACGGCTCGCGCGAACTGGGCAACAAGGCCCGCGGCATCCTGGTATTTCCCAGCGTGATCAACGCCGGCTTCATCGTCGGCGGCGAATACGGCGAAGGCGCGCTGCGCGAAGGCGGACGCACCACCGGCTACTACAGCACGGCCAGCGGCTCGTTCGGCTTCCAGGCCGGCGCGCAGTCCAAGGCGCTGGTGTTCATGTTCATGAACCAGGCCGAGCTCGACCGCTTCAAGTCCAGCAACGGCTGGACCGCCGGCGTGGATGGTTCGGTGGCGGTGGTCAAGGCGGGCGTCAACGCCGGCGTCGACACCAATACCGCCCGCGCCCCGGTCGTGGCCTTCGCGCTGACCAACGCGGGCCTGATGGCCGGCCTGACGGTGGAAGGCACCAAGATTTCCAAGCTCAATCTATAG
- a CDS encoding OmpA family protein: MKTNTLSKIALVAALGVFVAGCANQQQTNTAIGAGGGAALGAGLGALLGNSKGAAIGAGLGAVAGGLVGYNWKTVKQDVEKSGSKDLGIDMTEQNDGSLKVNVPSSVSFDTGSYALKPALLPVLDSVAKTLNEHPELRAKAVGHTDNTGQMSLNQTLSQNRAQAVANYLANKGVSSARLTTEGRGPNDPIASNDTVEGRAANRRTEIYLYATKN; encoded by the coding sequence ATGAAAACCAACACTCTCTCCAAAATTGCTCTGGTCGCGGCGCTTGGCGTCTTCGTCGCCGGTTGCGCCAACCAGCAGCAGACCAACACGGCCATCGGCGCCGGCGGCGGCGCCGCCCTGGGAGCCGGGCTGGGAGCACTGCTGGGCAACTCCAAGGGCGCGGCCATCGGCGCCGGCCTGGGCGCCGTGGCGGGCGGGCTGGTCGGCTACAACTGGAAGACCGTCAAGCAGGACGTCGAGAAGTCCGGCTCCAAGGACCTGGGCATCGACATGACCGAGCAGAACGACGGCTCGCTGAAGGTCAACGTGCCCAGCAGCGTCTCGTTCGACACCGGCAGCTACGCGCTCAAGCCGGCCCTGCTGCCCGTGCTGGACAGCGTCGCCAAGACCCTGAACGAGCACCCCGAGCTGCGCGCCAAGGCCGTCGGCCATACCGACAACACCGGCCAGATGTCGCTCAACCAGACCCTGTCGCAGAACCGCGCGCAGGCGGTGGCCAACTACCTGGCGAACAAGGGCGTCTCGTCGGCGCGCCTGACCACCGAAGGCCGCGGTCCCAACGACCCGATCGCCAGCAACGACACGGTGGAAGGCCGCGCCGCCAACCGCCGCACCGAGATCTACCTGTACGCCACCAAGAACTGA
- a CDS encoding DUF72 domain-containing protein translates to MGDMRVGISGWRYPPWRGKFYPDDLPQRLELAYASREFSTIELNGSFYALQTPERYARWHADTPKGFLFSVKAPRYMTHILRLKEVERPLANFLASGIFELKDKLGPILWQFPPGMRFDPARFEAFFKALPRDMHHAIEIRHDSFIDPAFTDMLRHYGMALVVADTAGKWPYREDVTADFVYIRLHGDRELYVSGYTDTALDDWARRIRAWARGGEPRGARRIDGKAQRRASGRHVYCYFDNDAKVEAPRNAKTLMDKLGLPMRAS, encoded by the coding sequence ATGGGCGACATGCGCGTGGGCATCTCCGGCTGGCGCTATCCTCCCTGGCGGGGCAAGTTCTATCCGGACGACCTGCCGCAGCGGCTGGAGCTGGCCTACGCGTCGCGCGAGTTCTCGACCATAGAGCTGAACGGTTCGTTCTATGCGCTGCAGACGCCGGAACGCTACGCGCGCTGGCATGCCGACACGCCCAAGGGCTTCCTGTTCAGCGTGAAGGCGCCGCGCTACATGACCCACATCCTGCGCCTCAAGGAAGTGGAGCGGCCGCTGGCCAATTTCCTGGCTTCGGGCATCTTCGAACTCAAGGACAAGCTGGGTCCCATCCTGTGGCAGTTCCCGCCCGGCATGCGTTTCGACCCGGCACGATTCGAAGCCTTCTTCAAGGCCTTGCCGCGCGACATGCACCACGCGATCGAGATCCGCCACGACAGTTTCATCGACCCGGCCTTCACCGACATGCTTCGGCACTACGGCATGGCGCTGGTGGTGGCGGACACGGCGGGCAAGTGGCCCTATCGCGAAGACGTCACCGCCGACTTCGTCTACATCCGCCTGCACGGCGACCGGGAACTGTACGTCAGCGGCTACACCGACACGGCGCTGGACGACTGGGCCCGGCGCATCCGGGCCTGGGCGCGCGGGGGCGAACCGCGCGGCGCCCGCCGCATCGACGGCAAGGCGCAGCGCCGTGCCAGCGGACGCCACGTGTACTGCTACTTCGACAATGACGCCAAGGTGGAAGCGCCGCGCAACGCCAAGACCCTGATGGACAAGCTGGGGCTGCCCATGCGGGCGTCCTGA
- a CDS encoding LysR family transcriptional regulator translates to MTLKQLEAFYWAATCASFAIAAERLHLSISSLSKRINELEQSLGVGLFDRSGHKAELSEAGRRLVPRAWNLLQEAEAVRRCVAVDTGLAGRCRIGVGELTALTWLPRLLKLARHEHPDLVVEPMVEVGAALEHGLESGQLDCAVIAGRSPRPDICSERIGEARFSWVIASDTEPGANAMSDRLLDAYPLITLALGAGTTRLLDDWLNDSGLDVRQRLICNNWGAIAGLVSEGVGVGMLPAAWAAELARRGRIRVLKSSPALGPLPYSFRWRRDDTRPVVPGMLAIARQAIDFSARNRLL, encoded by the coding sequence ATGACGCTCAAGCAACTCGAGGCCTTCTACTGGGCAGCCACCTGCGCCAGCTTCGCCATCGCGGCGGAGCGGCTGCATCTGTCCATTTCCTCGCTGTCCAAGCGCATCAACGAACTCGAACAGTCGCTCGGCGTGGGCCTGTTCGACCGTTCCGGCCACAAGGCGGAACTGAGCGAGGCCGGGCGCAGGCTGGTTCCCCGGGCGTGGAACCTGTTGCAGGAAGCCGAAGCCGTGCGGCGCTGCGTGGCGGTGGACACCGGCCTGGCCGGCCGCTGCCGGATAGGCGTGGGAGAACTGACGGCACTGACCTGGCTGCCCCGGCTGCTGAAGCTCGCCCGGCACGAGCATCCCGACCTGGTGGTCGAGCCCATGGTGGAAGTGGGTGCGGCGCTGGAGCACGGGCTGGAAAGCGGCCAGCTCGATTGCGCCGTGATCGCGGGCCGCTCGCCCCGGCCGGACATCTGCTCCGAACGGATAGGCGAGGCCCGCTTCTCGTGGGTGATCGCGTCGGACACCGAGCCCGGTGCGAACGCGATGAGCGACCGCCTGCTGGATGCCTATCCCCTGATCACGCTGGCGCTGGGCGCCGGCACCACGCGGCTGCTGGACGACTGGCTGAACGACAGCGGACTGGATGTCCGCCAGCGCCTGATCTGCAACAACTGGGGCGCGATCGCCGGCCTGGTCAGCGAAGGCGTGGGCGTGGGGATGCTGCCCGCCGCCTGGGCCGCCGAGCTGGCCAGGCGCGGCCGCATCCGCGTGCTCAAGAGTTCACCCGCGCTGGGACCCTTGCCTTATTCGTTCCGCTGGCGGCGGGACGATACGCGGCCGGTGGTGCCCGGCATGCTGGCCATCGCCCGCCAGGCCATCGATTTCTCGGCGCGGAACCGGCTGCTGTAG
- a CDS encoding alpha/beta hydrolase encodes MSGFDVQDLEFPAFDGQALPGRLYRPRCHAPVPLLVDVHGGAWIRGNRLNNASMHEALADEGIATFALDFRMPPQAGAGTTFADVHAGLAWARRHAGELGSRPGWVGGLGTSSGGHLLMLNALLGGAPGAAADPEPLVGYAVACWPILDPLARYRMARERRLAPLLDAHHAFWPDEAAMERDNPRSIVERGDARHLPPVLLIQGTADANVDHFRADAFGEQYRRAGGAIDVLKYDDEPHMFITVEPDSPASLHAMDRIRHFVRSQCRAAG; translated from the coding sequence ATGTCCGGATTCGACGTGCAAGACCTGGAGTTCCCCGCCTTCGACGGCCAGGCACTGCCGGGGCGCCTGTACCGTCCCCGCTGCCACGCTCCCGTCCCCCTGCTGGTCGACGTGCACGGCGGTGCCTGGATCCGGGGCAACCGCCTGAACAACGCCTCCATGCACGAGGCGCTGGCCGACGAGGGCATCGCCACCTTCGCGCTGGATTTCCGCATGCCGCCGCAGGCCGGGGCCGGAACCACCTTCGCCGACGTCCATGCCGGCCTGGCCTGGGCCCGCCGGCACGCGGGCGAGCTGGGCAGCCGCCCCGGATGGGTGGGCGGCCTGGGCACGTCCAGCGGCGGCCATCTGCTGATGCTGAACGCGCTGCTGGGGGGCGCCCCCGGCGCGGCGGCGGATCCCGAGCCCCTGGTCGGCTACGCGGTGGCCTGCTGGCCCATCCTGGATCCGCTGGCGCGCTACCGAATGGCCCGCGAACGCCGTCTCGCGCCGCTGCTGGACGCGCACCACGCGTTCTGGCCGGACGAAGCCGCCATGGAACGGGACAATCCCCGGTCGATCGTGGAGCGTGGCGACGCCCGCCACCTGCCGCCCGTGCTGCTGATACAGGGCACCGCCGACGCCAACGTCGACCATTTCCGCGCCGATGCCTTCGGCGAACAGTACCGGCGGGCCGGCGGCGCGATCGACGTCCTGAAATACGACGACGAACCCCACATGTTCATCACCGTCGAACCGGATTCCCCCGCGTCCCTGCATGCCATGGACCGGATCCGGCACTTCGTGCGCAGCCAGTGCCGCGCCGCCGGCTGA
- a CDS encoding tripartite tricarboxylate transporter substrate binding protein → MDRRQALQTMAGAASCALLPAMPAHAQSYPARPVRWLVPFPPGGTMDQVVRAVAQGMQGRFGQTLVIENKPGAGTVIAVDQVAKSAPDGYTLVTVANSFTINPSLYAKLPYDTEHAFTPVALLGATANILVGRPGLEPKTLPQLIAYAKRHPGKLTYASFGTGTSAHLAGEMLKQMAGVDILHVPYKGGVPALTDILGGQVDLMINNLPDMLPYLANGKLRGYGVTSKTRSALAPDLPTIAEQGYPDFETNSWYGVLAPAGTPAAVVAYLNQAINGSLEASSTRTTLGGMGFDVAPGAPSQLGALIAKDLKLNAKLVRDANIKLD, encoded by the coding sequence ATGGATAGACGCCAGGCCCTACAGACGATGGCCGGCGCGGCAAGCTGCGCGCTGCTGCCCGCGATGCCCGCCCACGCCCAGTCCTACCCCGCCCGCCCCGTGCGCTGGCTGGTGCCCTTCCCGCCGGGCGGCACCATGGACCAGGTGGTGCGCGCCGTCGCGCAAGGCATGCAGGGCCGGTTCGGCCAGACCCTGGTCATCGAGAACAAGCCCGGCGCGGGCACGGTCATCGCCGTCGATCAGGTGGCGAAGTCCGCTCCCGACGGCTACACGCTGGTCACGGTGGCAAACAGCTTCACCATCAATCCCTCGCTTTACGCCAAGCTGCCCTACGACACCGAGCACGCCTTCACGCCGGTCGCCCTGCTGGGCGCCACCGCCAACATCCTGGTGGGCCGGCCCGGGCTCGAGCCCAAGACGCTGCCGCAGCTGATCGCCTATGCCAAGCGGCACCCGGGCAAGCTGACCTATGCCTCGTTCGGCACGGGCACCTCGGCCCACCTGGCGGGCGAGATGCTCAAGCAGATGGCGGGCGTGGACATCCTGCACGTGCCCTACAAGGGCGGCGTGCCGGCGCTGACCGACATCCTGGGCGGACAGGTGGACCTGATGATCAACAACCTGCCCGACATGCTGCCCTACCTGGCCAACGGCAAGCTGCGCGGCTATGGCGTCACGTCCAAGACGCGCTCCGCGCTGGCGCCCGACCTGCCCACCATCGCCGAACAGGGCTATCCGGATTTCGAGACCAACTCGTGGTACGGCGTGCTCGCCCCCGCCGGCACGCCGGCCGCGGTGGTCGCGTACCTGAACCAGGCGATCAATGGGTCGCTGGAGGCTTCCTCCACGCGGACCACGCTGGGCGGCATGGGCTTTGACGTCGCCCCCGGCGCCCCGTCTCAACTGGGCGCGCTGATCGCGAAGGACTTGAAACTCAACGCGAAGCTGGTCCGCGACGCGAACATCAAGCTCGATTAG
- a CDS encoding CaiB/BaiF CoA-transferase family protein translates to MTQAFLPLAGVRVLDFSHVIAGPLATFYLAQMGADVVKIEKPAGGDVLRRSERGPSAFLSLNGGKRCVALDFRTEEGRAEILAMARDADVFVDNFRPGSLERHGLGYEAIRAVNPRIVYCSISGFGRTGPWADRPAYDHVVQAMTGMAMMGGVEGDDPIKTGFPVVDAATGMLGALAIVSALHQRNRDGRSILLDVSMAAASMQLMYSYAVEALTKGVSPRRVGNQGYSGSPAADFFQTRDGWIALGANTPAQFARLLDVLELGELAADPALFDGAAEPGEQVSFLRAKDPVLLKSRLRERIAGWEAVRLEQRLAQAGVPASKVRSVAEFAADAVASGALEPVVLRDGEDSATVPGLGFRAWA, encoded by the coding sequence ATGACCCAAGCTTTCCTGCCGCTGGCGGGCGTGCGCGTGCTGGACTTCTCGCACGTCATCGCCGGCCCCCTGGCGACCTTCTACCTGGCCCAGATGGGCGCCGACGTCGTCAAGATCGAGAAACCCGCCGGCGGCGACGTGCTGCGCCGGTCCGAGCGGGGGCCATCGGCCTTTCTGTCGCTCAATGGCGGCAAACGCTGCGTGGCGCTGGACTTTCGCACCGAGGAAGGACGGGCCGAGATCCTGGCGATGGCGCGCGACGCCGATGTGTTCGTGGACAACTTCCGACCCGGGTCGCTCGAGCGGCACGGGCTCGGCTATGAGGCCATCCGCGCGGTCAATCCACGCATCGTCTATTGCTCGATCTCCGGCTTCGGGCGGACCGGGCCCTGGGCCGACCGGCCGGCCTACGACCACGTCGTGCAGGCGATGACGGGCATGGCGATGATGGGCGGTGTCGAAGGCGACGATCCCATCAAGACCGGCTTTCCGGTGGTGGACGCGGCCACGGGCATGCTGGGCGCGCTGGCCATCGTCAGCGCCTTGCACCAGCGCAATCGCGACGGCCGCAGCATCCTGCTCGACGTGTCCATGGCGGCGGCGTCCATGCAGCTGATGTACAGCTATGCGGTCGAGGCCCTGACCAAGGGCGTGTCGCCCCGACGGGTCGGTAACCAGGGCTATTCGGGCAGCCCCGCCGCCGATTTCTTCCAGACCCGCGATGGCTGGATCGCGCTGGGCGCCAATACGCCCGCGCAGTTCGCCCGCCTGCTGGATGTGCTGGAGCTGGGCGAACTGGCCGCCGATCCGGCCTTGTTCGATGGGGCGGCCGAGCCAGGCGAACAGGTGTCCTTCCTCAGGGCGAAGGACCCCGTGCTGCTCAAGTCGCGCCTGCGGGAACGGATCGCGGGGTGGGAGGCGGTGCGGCTTGAACAGCGGTTGGCCCAGGCCGGCGTGCCGGCCTCCAAGGTCCGGTCGGTGGCCGAATTCGCCGCCGACGCCGTCGCCAGCGGCGCGCTGGAGCCGGTGGTGCTCAGGGATGGCGAGGACAGCGCGACGGTGCCGGGACTGGGCTTTCGGGCCTGGGCCTGA
- a CDS encoding LysR family transcriptional regulator gives MNIDSRRNRSDQLRIKHLRLLELVAEHHSLAAVAQALHLSQPTVTSMVQTLEEVFGTTLIERSARGGSLTDAGNLALRQLRIALASFDTALESVVRGSTPLVRVGVLPLLDAWLLPQAMARMEATGTLPRIAITHGGINVLYGGLDRSEIDCAICHLDELPVQGGHLTDLHIEPLHEESRLFACATDHPLARHATLRLGDLANQEWIVPPKASQARRVLERVFLGAGLVPPEPRIESFPYHTNLEVVAATRMLTFAPSSPVRHYAEMGRVHVLPVADDIPVSRLAFLARQPVMQLPGVEPLRQAVVWAARQMAAARAA, from the coding sequence GTGAACATCGACAGCCGACGCAACCGCAGCGACCAGCTACGCATCAAGCACCTGCGCCTGCTGGAGCTGGTGGCCGAGCACCATTCGCTGGCCGCGGTGGCGCAGGCCCTGCACCTGAGCCAGCCCACCGTGACGAGCATGGTGCAGACGCTGGAGGAAGTCTTCGGCACCACGCTGATCGAACGCAGCGCGCGCGGGGGCAGCCTGACCGACGCCGGCAATCTGGCGCTGCGGCAACTGCGCATCGCGCTGGCATCGTTCGACACGGCGCTGGAAAGCGTGGTCCGGGGCAGCACCCCGCTGGTGCGCGTCGGCGTCCTGCCGCTGCTCGACGCCTGGCTGCTGCCGCAGGCCATGGCGCGGATGGAAGCCACCGGTACCCTGCCCCGCATCGCCATCACGCACGGCGGCATCAACGTGCTGTACGGCGGCCTGGACCGCAGCGAGATCGATTGCGCGATCTGCCACCTGGACGAACTGCCCGTGCAGGGCGGCCACCTGACCGACCTGCACATCGAACCCCTGCACGAGGAAAGCCGGCTGTTCGCCTGCGCGACGGACCATCCGCTCGCGCGGCATGCCACGCTGCGGCTGGGCGATCTGGCGAACCAGGAATGGATCGTCCCGCCCAAGGCATCCCAGGCCCGGCGGGTGCTGGAGCGCGTGTTCCTGGGAGCCGGCCTGGTGCCACCGGAGCCCCGCATCGAGTCTTTCCCTTATCACACGAACCTGGAAGTCGTGGCGGCCACCCGCATGCTGACTTTCGCGCCGTCGTCGCCGGTCCGCCATTATGCGGAGATGGGCCGCGTGCACGTCCTGCCCGTCGCCGACGACATCCCCGTCAGCCGGCTGGCCTTCCTGGCGCGCCAACCCGTGATGCAGTTGCCCGGTGTCGAACCGCTGCGGCAGGCCGTCGTCTGGGCGGCCCGGCAGATGGCCGCCGCACGGGCGGCCTGA
- a CDS encoding alpha-hydroxy acid oxidase — protein sequence MSANADPTPTSLPLGATPAQPSSRPAGLDEPRILREALCLDDFEELARRRLPRPIFGYVAGAAERNSSLRDNASAFAEYGFVPRTLVDVSRRSQSITLFGTRYARPFGIAPMGINALSAYRGDIVLAAGAAEADMPSIMSGSSLIPLEDVARHAPGTWFQAYLPGDTTRIDPLIDRVAQAGYRTLVLTVDIPVMANRENNLRTGFSTPLRPSLRLAWDGVSHPRWLCGTFLRTLARHGMPHFENSFATRGAPILSARVMRDFTARDHLNWEHVARIRRRWQGHLVLKGILHPVDASRAREQGVDGVIVSNHGGRQLDGAVSPLRVLPAIVEAAGGLAVMMDGGVRRGTDVLKALALGARCVFVGRPFNYAMAVAGDAGVRHAVRLLGDEVDRGMAMLGVNTLDELDAGFLAPIGAGSRAA from the coding sequence ATGAGCGCCAACGCCGACCCCACGCCTACGTCCCTGCCCCTGGGCGCCACGCCGGCCCAGCCGTCCTCGCGGCCGGCCGGACTGGACGAGCCGCGCATCCTGCGCGAGGCCCTGTGCCTGGACGACTTCGAGGAACTGGCCCGGCGGCGCCTGCCCCGCCCCATCTTCGGCTACGTCGCCGGTGCCGCCGAGCGCAACAGCTCGCTGCGCGACAACGCCTCGGCCTTCGCCGAATACGGATTCGTTCCCCGTACCCTGGTCGACGTGTCCCGGCGCAGCCAATCCATCACGCTGTTCGGCACGCGCTATGCGCGTCCCTTCGGCATCGCCCCCATGGGCATCAACGCGCTGTCGGCCTACCGTGGCGACATCGTGCTGGCCGCTGGCGCCGCCGAGGCGGACATGCCGTCGATCATGAGCGGCAGCTCGCTGATCCCGCTCGAAGACGTCGCCCGGCATGCGCCGGGCACGTGGTTCCAGGCCTACCTGCCTGGCGACACCACGCGCATCGATCCGCTGATCGACCGCGTGGCGCAGGCCGGCTACCGCACCCTGGTGCTGACCGTGGACATCCCGGTCATGGCCAATCGGGAGAACAACCTGCGCACGGGTTTCTCCACGCCGCTGCGTCCCAGCCTGCGGCTGGCCTGGGACGGCGTGAGCCATCCGCGCTGGCTGTGCGGCACCTTCCTGCGCACGCTTGCCCGGCACGGCATGCCGCACTTCGAGAACTCGTTCGCCACCCGCGGCGCCCCCATCCTGTCCGCCCGCGTCATGCGCGACTTCACCGCGCGCGACCACCTGAACTGGGAACACGTGGCCCGCATCCGCCGGCGCTGGCAAGGGCACCTGGTACTCAAGGGCATCCTGCACCCCGTCGATGCCTCGCGCGCCCGCGAACAGGGCGTGGACGGCGTCATCGTGTCCAACCACGGCGGCCGGCAACTGGACGGCGCGGTGTCGCCGCTGCGCGTCCTGCCCGCCATCGTCGAGGCGGCGGGCGGCCTGGCGGTCATGATGGACGGCGGCGTGCGCCGCGGCACCGACGTGCTCAAGGCGCTGGCGCTGGGCGCCCGCTGCGTGTTCGTGGGCCGGCCCTTCAATTACGCGATGGCGGTGGCCGGTGATGCGGGCGTGCGACATGCCGTCCGGCTGCTGGGCGACGAAGTGGACCGCGGCATGGCCATGCTGGGCGTCAACACGCTGGACGAACTGGACGCCGGCTTCCTCGCGCCCATCGGTGCAGGCAGCCGCGCCGCCTGA
- a CDS encoding GNAT family N-acetyltransferase: MSSPAPLPSSTLVVRDACDTDLPAIQAIYAFHVLNGVASFEEVPPTVEDMRARRAAVLGQGLPYLVAEQDGVVVGYSYAGSYRPRPAYRHTIENSVYVADGTGGRGIGIALMRELIARCQNGPWRQMVAVIGNSGNAASIALHRKVGFEHAGVLRSVGFKHGRWVDTVMMQLPLGQGDRSLPGGP, encoded by the coding sequence ATGTCCAGCCCCGCTCCCCTTCCCTCGTCCACGCTCGTCGTCCGCGACGCCTGCGATACCGACCTGCCTGCCATCCAGGCCATCTACGCCTTCCATGTCCTGAACGGGGTGGCCAGCTTCGAGGAAGTCCCGCCCACGGTGGAAGACATGCGCGCCCGCCGCGCCGCCGTGCTCGGGCAGGGCCTGCCCTATCTGGTGGCCGAACAGGACGGGGTGGTCGTCGGCTACAGCTATGCCGGCAGCTATCGCCCTCGTCCGGCTTACCGCCACACCATAGAAAACTCCGTCTACGTCGCCGATGGCACGGGCGGGCGCGGCATCGGGATCGCCCTGATGCGGGAACTGATCGCGCGCTGCCAGAACGGGCCGTGGCGCCAGATGGTGGCCGTCATCGGCAACAGCGGCAACGCCGCCTCCATCGCCCTGCACCGCAAGGTCGGGTTCGAGCACGCCGGCGTGCTGCGCAGCGTCGGCTTCAAGCACGGCCGCTGGGTCGATACCGTCATGATGCAGTTGCCGCTGGGCCAGGGCGACCGCAGTCTTCCCGGCGGTCCTTGA